A region from the Streptomyces tsukubensis genome encodes:
- a CDS encoding metal-sensitive transcriptional regulator has translation MTTTEAAGPPVTAPSAAEAPVTDHDHGIHGYHKQKDEHLKRLRRIEGQIRGLQRMVDEDVYCIDILTQVSASTKALQSFALQLLEEHLRHCVADAAVKGGAEVDAKVEEATKAIARMMRT, from the coding sequence ATGACGACCACCGAGGCGGCCGGCCCCCCGGTCACCGCGCCCTCCGCCGCCGAAGCGCCGGTCACCGACCACGACCACGGCATCCACGGCTACCACAAGCAGAAGGACGAGCACCTCAAGCGCCTGCGCCGGATCGAGGGCCAGATCCGGGGCCTCCAGCGCATGGTCGACGAGGACGTCTACTGCATCGACATACTCACCCAGGTCTCGGCATCGACGAAGGCGCTCCAGTCCTTCGCCCTCCAGCTGCTGGAGGAGCACCTGCGGCACTGCGTCGCCGACGCGGCCGTCAAGGGCGGCGCCGAGGTCGACGCCAAGGTCGAAGAGGCGACGAAGGCGATCGCCCGGATGATGCGTACCTGA
- the pstC gene encoding phosphate ABC transporter permease subunit PstC, translating to MVSTTPIEPMDSPPPGPAGAVTGALAARSAGTGRAGDKVFLALSRGSGIFLLVLMASIAVFLTYRAAIALAENEGNFLTTFDWNPAGNPPVFGIAVLLFGTVVSSVIAMAIAVPVAVGIALFISHYAPRKLAGPIAYVVDLLAAVPSIIYGIWGALFLVPYLEGLNLWLDHFFSWTYIFEKTQIGVARSLFTVGILLAIMILPIVTSVSREVFLQVPKAHEEAALALGATRWEVIRMSVLPFGRSGVISASMLGLGRALGETMAVATVLSPSFLISGHLLNPGGGTFAQNIAAKFDEANELGRDALIASGLVLFVLTLLVNGGARMIIARRKEYSGANA from the coding sequence ATGGTTTCCACGACACCCATAGAACCGATGGACTCCCCGCCCCCCGGACCCGCCGGGGCGGTCACCGGCGCACTCGCCGCCAGGAGCGCCGGTACCGGCCGCGCGGGCGACAAGGTGTTCCTCGCCCTGTCCCGCGGCTCCGGCATCTTCCTGCTGGTGCTGATGGCGTCGATCGCCGTCTTCCTCACCTACCGCGCGGCGATCGCCCTCGCGGAGAACGAGGGGAACTTCCTCACCACCTTCGACTGGAACCCGGCGGGCAATCCGCCGGTCTTCGGCATCGCGGTCCTCCTCTTCGGCACGGTCGTCAGCTCGGTCATCGCCATGGCGATCGCCGTCCCGGTCGCCGTCGGCATCGCGCTGTTCATCTCGCACTACGCGCCCCGCAAACTGGCCGGGCCGATCGCGTACGTGGTCGATCTGCTGGCCGCCGTGCCGTCGATCATCTACGGCATCTGGGGCGCGCTCTTCCTCGTCCCGTATCTGGAGGGCCTCAACCTCTGGCTGGACCACTTCTTCTCGTGGACGTACATCTTCGAGAAGACCCAGATCGGCGTCGCCCGTTCGCTGTTCACCGTGGGCATCCTGCTGGCGATCATGATTCTGCCGATCGTGACCAGCGTGAGCCGGGAGGTCTTCCTCCAGGTCCCCAAGGCGCACGAGGAAGCGGCACTCGCCCTCGGGGCCACCCGCTGGGAAGTGATCCGGATGTCGGTGCTGCCGTTCGGCCGCTCCGGGGTGATCTCGGCGTCGATGCTGGGCCTCGGCCGCGCACTGGGCGAGACGATGGCCGTCGCGACCGTACTGTCCCCGAGCTTCCTGATCTCCGGGCATCTGCTCAATCCGGGCGGCGGCACCTTCGCCCAGAACATCGCCGCCAAGTTCGACGAGGCCAACGAGCTGGGCCGGGACGCGCTGATCGCCTCCGGTCTGGTGCTGTTCGTCCTCACCCTGCTGGTGAACGGCGGCGCCCGCATGATCATCGCCCGCCGCAAGGAGTACTCGGGGGCCAACGCATGA
- a CDS encoding C40 family peptidase, protein MRKAWLVAGISIGGCTAFLALLVVGTYSLTAGATGFGGSGGGRVALAKGAVPARYQALVQKWGNLCPAINPALLAAQLYQESGWNPRAQSHAAAQGIAQFIPGTWAAHGVDGDGDGDRDVWDPADAIPSAATYDCKIAGYVKRAPGDPTNNMLAAYNAGAYAVIRYGGVPPYKETQNYVRIIRTLEKSFARPVGRVDPSRQAAGAINFSQQQLGKKYLWGGNGTPEQDGRFDCSGLTQAAYRTVGIELPRVANDQYNAGPHPPRNELLPGDLVFFSDDLTNSRAIRHVGIYVGGGYMINAPRPGAVIRFDKIDTPDYFGATRVTEDGAKSLPKHPPSA, encoded by the coding sequence GTGCGTAAGGCGTGGCTCGTCGCCGGCATCTCCATCGGAGGGTGTACGGCCTTCCTCGCCCTGCTCGTCGTCGGCACCTACTCGCTGACCGCCGGGGCGACCGGCTTCGGCGGCTCGGGCGGCGGCCGGGTGGCGCTCGCCAAGGGCGCCGTACCGGCCCGCTACCAGGCCCTCGTGCAGAAGTGGGGCAATCTCTGCCCGGCCATCAACCCGGCGCTGCTGGCCGCCCAGCTGTACCAGGAGTCCGGCTGGAACCCGCGGGCCCAGAGCCATGCGGCGGCGCAGGGCATCGCCCAGTTCATCCCCGGCACCTGGGCCGCGCACGGTGTGGACGGCGACGGCGACGGCGACCGGGACGTCTGGGACCCCGCCGACGCGATCCCGTCCGCCGCGACCTACGACTGCAAGATCGCCGGATATGTGAAGAGGGCGCCCGGGGATCCGACGAACAACATGCTCGCCGCGTACAACGCGGGGGCGTACGCGGTCATCAGGTACGGCGGGGTGCCGCCGTACAAGGAGACCCAGAACTATGTACGGATCATCCGCACCCTGGAGAAGAGCTTCGCCCGCCCGGTCGGCCGGGTCGACCCGTCCCGGCAGGCGGCGGGCGCGATCAACTTCTCCCAGCAGCAGCTCGGCAAGAAGTACCTCTGGGGCGGCAACGGCACCCCCGAGCAGGACGGGCGGTTCGATTGCTCCGGTCTGACCCAGGCCGCGTACCGGACCGTCGGGATCGAACTGCCGCGGGTGGCGAACGACCAGTACAACGCCGGACCGCACCCCCCGCGGAACGAGCTGCTCCCCGGTGACCTGGTCTTCTTCTCGGACGACCTCACCAACTCGCGGGCCATCCGGCACGTGGGCATCTACGTCGGAGGCGGCTACATGATCAACGCCCCGAGACCCGGTGCCGTGATCCGGTTCGACAAGATCGACACCCCGGACTACTTCGGGGCGACCAGAGTCACCGAGGATGGCGCGAAATCGCTGCCGAAGCATCCGCCGTCCGCCTGA
- the pstA gene encoding phosphate ABC transporter permease PstA — translation MSQTATKDSIPAPASAPAAARLTGRSLPRWAPAGFAAAGIALGCGLGAAAGWHSKVQWALLSALFFMVISYAVTSAVENRRQARDKVATSIVWVCFVLAVIPLFSLIWVTVSRGIKVLDGYFLTHSMAGVPGFEAGGGVYHALVGTLQQVGLAALISVPVGLLTAIYLVEYGRGALAKAVTFFVDVMTGIPSIVAGLFLLSIMLMFELQPSGLMGALALAILMLPVVVRSTEEMLKLVPNELREASLALGVPKWRTILKVVVPTALGGITTGVMLAVARIAGETAPIMLLVFGSQLINTNPFEGAQSSLPFYIWEQYRVGSEASYDRAWAAALVLIAFVMLLNLVARGIARWKAPKTGR, via the coding sequence ATGAGCCAGACAGCGACCAAGGACAGCATCCCGGCGCCGGCGTCCGCGCCCGCCGCGGCCCGGCTCACCGGCCGCTCCCTCCCCCGCTGGGCACCCGCGGGCTTCGCCGCCGCGGGCATCGCCCTGGGCTGCGGGCTCGGCGCCGCGGCGGGGTGGCACAGCAAGGTCCAGTGGGCGCTGCTGTCGGCCCTGTTCTTCATGGTGATCTCGTACGCCGTCACCTCGGCCGTCGAGAACCGCCGGCAGGCCCGGGACAAGGTGGCCACCAGCATCGTCTGGGTCTGCTTCGTCCTCGCCGTGATCCCGCTGTTCTCCCTGATCTGGGTGACCGTCAGCCGGGGCATCAAGGTCCTCGACGGCTACTTCCTCACCCACTCCATGGCCGGGGTCCCCGGCTTCGAGGCGGGCGGCGGCGTCTACCACGCCCTGGTCGGCACCCTCCAGCAGGTCGGCCTCGCCGCCCTGATCTCGGTGCCGGTCGGCCTGCTGACCGCGATCTACCTGGTCGAGTACGGCCGGGGCGCACTGGCCAAGGCGGTGACGTTCTTCGTCGACGTCATGACCGGTATCCCGTCGATCGTCGCGGGCCTCTTCCTGCTCTCCATCATGCTGATGTTCGAGCTGCAGCCGTCCGGTCTGATGGGCGCGCTGGCGCTGGCGATCCTGATGCTGCCGGTCGTGGTCCGGTCCACGGAGGAGATGCTCAAGCTCGTACCGAACGAGCTGCGCGAGGCGTCCCTGGCGCTCGGCGTGCCGAAGTGGCGCACGATCCTGAAGGTCGTCGTCCCGACCGCGCTCGGCGGCATCACCACCGGTGTGATGCTGGCCGTCGCCCGGATCGCGGGCGAGACCGCCCCGATCATGCTGCTGGTCTTCGGGAGCCAGCTCATCAACACCAACCCGTTCGAAGGCGCCCAGTCCTCGCTCCCCTTCTACATCTGGGAGCAGTACCGGGTCGGCAGCGAGGCGTCGTACGACCGCGCCTGGGCCGCCGCTCTGGTCCTGATCGCCTTCGTCATGCTCCTCAATCTGGTGGCCCGCGGCATCGCCCGCTGGAAGGCCCCGAAGACCGGCCGCTGA
- a CDS encoding phosphatase PAP2 family protein has protein sequence MAGLATGVSPAASETVSVGTVSLAESGGAAGADVGLLHDINGLAKAAPPWFDRIMGFIGEYGIMLGLVVVGLWAWWSLRKRGTAEDSIAGFSALVWAPLSAAVALVINIPIRGFVERPRPFVHDKSLEVLVQGKTDYSFVSDHSTMAMAIAVGIFLAHRRLGWAALGLAFAEGFLRIYMGVHYPTDVIGGFALGTAVTLLLAPLAQLLLTPVTRAIAGSAKGRWMVRSKAAPEDPSTGRSAPLGIPEPRADGTGEKGLAA, from the coding sequence ATGGCTGGACTCGCCACAGGGGTATCCCCGGCGGCGTCGGAGACGGTTTCGGTGGGGACGGTGTCCCTGGCGGAGTCGGGAGGGGCTGCAGGGGCCGATGTCGGCCTGCTCCACGACATCAACGGCCTGGCGAAGGCCGCCCCGCCGTGGTTCGACCGCATCATGGGCTTCATCGGCGAGTACGGGATCATGCTCGGGCTCGTCGTCGTCGGCCTCTGGGCCTGGTGGTCCCTCCGCAAGCGCGGTACGGCGGAGGACTCGATCGCCGGGTTCTCCGCACTGGTCTGGGCGCCGCTGTCGGCCGCCGTCGCCCTGGTGATCAACATCCCGATCCGCGGCTTCGTGGAGAGACCGCGGCCGTTCGTGCACGACAAGTCGCTGGAGGTCCTCGTCCAGGGGAAGACGGACTACTCGTTCGTCAGCGACCACTCGACGATGGCGATGGCGATCGCCGTCGGCATCTTCCTCGCCCACCGCAGGCTCGGCTGGGCCGCGCTCGGCCTCGCCTTCGCCGAGGGCTTCCTCCGTATCTACATGGGTGTTCACTACCCCACCGACGTGATCGGCGGCTTCGCCCTCGGTACGGCCGTGACCCTGCTGCTCGCCCCGCTGGCCCAACTGCTGCTCACCCCGGTGACGCGGGCGATCGCCGGGTCCGCGAAGGGCCGCTGGATGGTGCGCTCCAAGGCGGCCCCCGAAGACCCGTCCACCGGCCGCTCGGCCCCCCTGGGCATCCCGGAGCCGCGCGCCGACGGCACGGGCGAGAAGGGCCTGGCGGCCTGA
- a CDS encoding inorganic phosphate transporter codes for MDTFALIVTIGVALGFTYTNGFHDSANAIATSVSTRALTPRIALVMAALMNLAGAFLGQSVAKTVSEGIIETPPSGGRGMSILFAALLGAIVWNLVTWYFGLPSSSSHALFGGMVGAALAGGTEVIWSGVLEKIIIPMFVSPFVGLIAGYLVMVAIMWIFRRANPNKARRGFRIAQTVSAAAMALGHGLQDAQKTMGIVVMALVIADVQQSGDEIPVWVRIACAVMLSLGTYAGGWRIMRTLGRKIIELDPPQGFAAETTGASIMFGSAFLFHAPISTTHVITSAIMGVGATKRVNAVRWGVAKNIVLGWFITMPAAAAVAAAGYGVIWLAFA; via the coding sequence GTGGACACCTTCGCGCTGATCGTGACCATCGGTGTCGCGCTCGGATTCACCTACACCAACGGCTTCCACGACTCCGCGAACGCCATTGCGACTTCCGTCTCCACCCGGGCCCTCACCCCGCGGATCGCGCTCGTCATGGCCGCCCTGATGAACCTCGCGGGCGCCTTCCTCGGCCAGAGCGTCGCCAAGACGGTCAGCGAGGGGATCATCGAGACCCCGCCGTCCGGCGGCAGAGGCATGAGCATCCTCTTCGCCGCCCTGCTCGGCGCGATCGTCTGGAACCTCGTCACCTGGTACTTCGGCCTGCCCTCGTCCTCCTCGCACGCCCTCTTCGGCGGCATGGTCGGCGCGGCACTGGCGGGCGGTACGGAGGTCATCTGGTCCGGCGTCCTGGAGAAGATCATCATCCCGATGTTCGTCTCCCCGTTCGTCGGGCTGATCGCGGGCTATCTGGTGATGGTCGCCATCATGTGGATCTTCCGCCGGGCCAACCCCAACAAGGCGCGCCGCGGCTTCCGGATCGCGCAGACCGTCTCCGCGGCGGCGATGGCGCTGGGACACGGCCTCCAGGACGCCCAGAAGACGATGGGCATCGTGGTGATGGCCCTGGTGATCGCGGATGTCCAGCAGTCCGGGGACGAGATCCCGGTCTGGGTGCGGATCGCCTGTGCGGTGATGCTCTCCCTGGGGACGTACGCGGGCGGCTGGCGCATCATGCGCACCCTCGGCCGCAAGATCATCGAACTGGACCCGCCGCAGGGCTTCGCCGCCGAGACCACCGGCGCGTCGATCATGTTCGGCTCGGCGTTCCTCTTCCACGCGCCGATCTCCACCACCCATGTCATCACCTCGGCGATCATGGGCGTGGGCGCGACGAAGCGGGTCAACGCGGTCCGCTGGGGTGTCGCCAAGAACATCGTCCTGGGCTGGTTCATCACCATGCCGGCCGCAGCGGCGGTCGCCGCCGCGGGCTACGGCGTGATCTGGCTGGCCTTCGCCTGA
- a CDS encoding DUF47 domain-containing protein: MRFRLTPRETSFYDMFAASADNIVTGSKLLMELLGADASSRSEIAERMRAAEHAGDDATHAIFHQLNSSFITPFDRQDIYALASSLDDIMDFMEEAVDLVVLYQVEELPKGVEQQIEVLARAAELTAEAMPHLRTMDNLTEYWIEVNRLENQADQIHRKLLATLFNGKYDAIEVLKLKQIVDVLEEAADAFEHVANTVETIAVKES, from the coding sequence GTGCGATTTCGTCTGACCCCCAGGGAGACGAGCTTCTACGACATGTTCGCGGCTTCCGCGGACAACATCGTCACGGGCTCCAAGCTCCTCATGGAACTGCTCGGGGCCGACGCGTCGTCGCGGAGCGAGATCGCGGAGCGGATGCGGGCCGCGGAACACGCGGGTGACGACGCCACCCATGCCATCTTCCACCAGCTCAACTCCTCGTTCATCACACCGTTCGACCGGCAGGACATCTATGCCCTGGCCTCCTCCCTCGACGACATCATGGACTTCATGGAGGAGGCCGTCGACCTCGTCGTCCTCTACCAGGTCGAAGAGCTGCCCAAGGGCGTCGAGCAGCAGATCGAAGTGCTGGCCCGGGCGGCGGAGCTGACCGCGGAGGCGATGCCGCACCTGCGGACCATGGACAACCTCACCGAGTACTGGATCGAGGTCAACCGCCTGGAGAACCAGGCCGACCAGATCCACCGCAAACTGCTGGCCACCCTCTTCAACGGCAAGTACGACGCCATCGAGGTGCTGAAGCTCAAGCAGATCGTCGACGTCCTGGAGGAGGCGGCGGACGCCTTCGAGCACGTCGCCAACACCGTGGAGACCATCGCGGTCAAGGAGTCCTGA
- the pstS gene encoding phosphate ABC transporter substrate-binding protein PstS, with protein MKLQRKNGLRATALGALAVTGALVLTACGSDDNTSSNGTGAGKATAASNISCEGAKGKLLASGSSAQKNAMDLWVKNYMAACSGVEINYKSSSSGEGIVAFNQGTVGFAGSDSALKPEEVAESKKICKSGQGINLPMVGGPVAIGYNLSGVDDLTLDAPTIAKIFNNKITKWNDPAIVKLNEGKSLPDKAIQAFHRSEDSGTTQNLGKYLGATAKADWPYEAEKKWPAPGGQAASGSSGVAAQVKQVDGAIGYFELSYATSQSIPTVSIDTGAAAPVKATSENASKAIAAAKVKGTGKDLALELDYATKAEGAYPIVLVTYEVVCDSGNKSDTLSTVKSFLTYTASDEGQKVLSDAGYAPIPVEINAKVRETVAGLN; from the coding sequence GTGAAGCTTCAGCGCAAGAACGGGCTTCGCGCCACCGCACTCGGCGCCCTTGCCGTCACCGGGGCCCTGGTCCTCACGGCGTGTGGTTCGGACGACAACACGAGCAGCAACGGCACCGGCGCCGGCAAGGCCACCGCCGCGTCGAACATCTCGTGCGAAGGGGCCAAGGGCAAGCTCCTGGCGTCCGGTTCCAGCGCGCAGAAGAACGCCATGGACCTGTGGGTCAAGAACTACATGGCCGCCTGCTCGGGCGTGGAGATCAACTACAAGTCGTCCTCGTCCGGTGAGGGCATCGTCGCCTTCAACCAGGGCACGGTCGGCTTCGCGGGCTCCGACTCGGCGCTGAAGCCCGAAGAGGTCGCCGAGTCGAAGAAGATCTGCAAGAGCGGCCAGGGCATCAACCTCCCGATGGTCGGCGGGCCGGTCGCGATCGGCTACAACCTCTCCGGCGTCGACGATCTGACGCTGGACGCCCCGACCATCGCCAAGATCTTCAACAACAAGATCACCAAGTGGAACGATCCGGCGATCGTCAAGCTCAACGAGGGCAAGTCCCTGCCGGACAAGGCGATCCAGGCCTTCCACCGCTCCGAGGACTCCGGGACGACCCAGAACCTCGGCAAGTACCTGGGCGCCACGGCCAAGGCCGACTGGCCGTACGAGGCCGAGAAGAAGTGGCCCGCCCCCGGCGGCCAGGCCGCCTCCGGCTCCTCCGGTGTCGCGGCCCAGGTCAAGCAGGTCGACGGCGCGATCGGCTACTTCGAGCTGTCGTACGCCACCTCGCAGTCCATCCCCACGGTCTCCATCGACACCGGTGCCGCCGCCCCGGTGAAGGCCACCTCGGAGAACGCCTCCAAGGCCATCGCCGCCGCCAAGGTCAAGGGCACCGGCAAGGACCTGGCGCTGGAGCTGGACTACGCCACCAAGGCCGAGGGCGCCTACCCGATCGTCCTGGTGACCTACGAGGTCGTCTGCGACAGCGGCAACAAGTCCGACACCCTGAGCACGGTCAAGTCCTTCCTGACCTACACGGCGAGCGACGAGGGCCAGAAGGTCCTCTCGGACGCCGGCTACGCCCCGATCCCCGTCGAGATCAACGCCAAGGTCCGCGAGACGGTCGCCGGCCTGAACTGA
- the pstB gene encoding phosphate ABC transporter ATP-binding protein PstB, producing the protein MAKRIDISGLTAYYGSHKAIEDISMTVEPRSVTAFIGPSGCGKSTFLRTLNRMHEVTPGGRVEGKVMLDDENLYGSSVDPVAVRRTVGMVFQRPNPFPTMSIFDNVAAGLRLNGSYKKNELNEVVEKSLRGANLWNEVKDRLNKPGSGLSGGQQQRLCIARAIAVAPDVLLMDEPCSALDPISTLAIEDLIGELKERFTIVIVTHNMQQAARVSDRTAFFNLSAVGQPGKLVEIDDTERIFSNPSVQATEDYISGRFG; encoded by the coding sequence ATGGCCAAGCGAATTGACATCAGCGGACTGACCGCCTACTACGGGAGCCACAAGGCCATCGAGGACATCTCGATGACCGTGGAGCCCCGCTCGGTGACGGCCTTCATCGGCCCCTCCGGCTGCGGCAAGTCCACCTTCCTGCGCACCCTGAACCGGATGCACGAGGTGACCCCGGGCGGCCGGGTCGAGGGCAAGGTGATGCTGGACGACGAGAACCTGTACGGGTCCTCCGTCGACCCCGTCGCCGTACGCCGCACGGTCGGCATGGTCTTCCAGCGCCCCAACCCCTTCCCCACCATGTCGATCTTCGACAATGTGGCGGCGGGGCTGCGGCTCAACGGCTCGTACAAGAAGAACGAGCTGAACGAGGTCGTCGAGAAGTCGCTGCGCGGCGCGAACCTCTGGAACGAGGTCAAGGACCGGCTGAACAAGCCCGGCTCGGGCCTCTCCGGCGGCCAGCAGCAGCGGCTCTGCATCGCCCGGGCGATCGCCGTGGCACCGGACGTCCTGCTGATGGACGAGCCCTGCTCGGCGCTCGACCCGATCTCCACCCTCGCCATCGAGGATCTGATCGGTGAGCTGAAGGAGCGTTTCACCATCGTCATCGTCACGCACAACATGCAGCAGGCGGCCCGGGTCTCGGACCGTACCGCCTTCTTCAATCTGTCGGCGGTGGGCCAGCCGGGCAAGCTCGTGGAGATCGACGACACCGAGCGGATCTTCTCCAACCCGTCCGTCCAGGCGACGGAGGACTACATCTCCGGCCGCTTCGGCTGA
- a CDS encoding FAD-binding oxidoreductase — MDRRALLGSLAAVLAAGACSPDRSRVPAQRSAGTHTGPSTTPSGPSPGHGGRPSRAGAAAWRSLGSGLDGRLILPGDADYATARKLYNTRFDGLRPAAVAYVNGPADIQECLRFARAHRVPVAVRNGGHSYGGWSSGDGRLVIDVSPMDSVTPDGRDAAAVGAGARIIGLYHGLDRVGRTVPAGSCASVGVTGLTLGGGHGVTSRAYGLTCDNLTAATIVTADGRIREVSAEREPALFWALRGAGGGNFGVVTALRFRTHPAPEVVVGHLSWPWSRAAAVLTAWQGWAPGLPDEIWSGCHLVAGPGGEPTFSVSALSLGTEGGLRNAVDRLTDRAGASAAPVSSVSLRPRPHLDAMLGYAGCGGLEEDQCALPGALPGRSRAGVLPRETYASASDFFDRELPAAGVRALITAVERFTRLPAGRAEGAVLLTALGGAVNRVPPSATAFVHRRSRVLAQYTASWAAGAAGAPQRAWLRGTHGALRSWASGAAYQNYPDAGLRDWRRAYYGPAAARLGMLKAQYDPEGIFGFPQGL; from the coding sequence TTGGACCGGCGCGCACTCCTCGGCTCACTGGCGGCCGTCCTGGCCGCCGGTGCCTGCTCCCCCGACCGCAGCCGGGTACCCGCTCAGCGCTCCGCGGGTACGCATACGGGCCCGTCCACCACGCCTTCCGGCCCGTCGCCCGGGCACGGCGGCCGTCCCTCCCGCGCCGGAGCCGCCGCCTGGCGGTCCCTCGGCAGCGGACTCGACGGCAGGCTGATCCTCCCCGGTGACGCCGACTACGCCACCGCCCGCAAGCTCTACAACACCCGCTTCGACGGGCTGCGCCCCGCGGCCGTCGCCTATGTGAACGGGCCCGCCGACATCCAGGAGTGCCTGCGGTTCGCCCGGGCCCACCGAGTGCCCGTCGCCGTCCGCAACGGCGGCCACTCCTACGGCGGCTGGTCCTCGGGGGACGGCCGGCTCGTCATCGACGTCTCACCGATGGACTCCGTCACCCCGGACGGCCGGGACGCAGCGGCGGTCGGTGCGGGCGCCCGGATCATCGGCCTCTACCACGGCCTCGACCGGGTGGGCAGGACCGTGCCCGCCGGTTCCTGCGCCTCGGTCGGCGTCACGGGCCTCACCCTCGGCGGCGGCCATGGGGTCACCTCCCGGGCGTACGGGCTGACCTGCGACAACCTCACCGCGGCAACGATCGTCACGGCCGACGGACGGATACGGGAGGTGAGCGCGGAGCGGGAACCCGCGCTGTTCTGGGCGCTGCGGGGCGCGGGCGGCGGCAACTTCGGCGTCGTCACCGCGCTCCGGTTCCGTACCCATCCGGCACCGGAGGTGGTCGTCGGCCATCTGTCCTGGCCGTGGTCGCGGGCCGCGGCGGTGCTGACGGCCTGGCAGGGGTGGGCGCCCGGTCTGCCGGACGAGATCTGGTCCGGCTGCCATCTGGTCGCCGGTCCCGGCGGCGAGCCGACCTTCTCGGTCTCGGCGCTCTCGCTGGGCACGGAGGGCGGGCTGCGCAACGCCGTCGACCGGCTCACGGACCGCGCGGGGGCCTCCGCGGCCCCGGTGTCCTCGGTGTCCCTGCGTCCGCGCCCCCATCTCGACGCCATGCTCGGCTACGCGGGCTGCGGCGGGCTGGAGGAGGACCAGTGCGCGCTGCCGGGCGCGCTGCCGGGGCGCAGCCGGGCGGGGGTGCTGCCGCGGGAGACGTACGCGTCCGCTTCCGACTTCTTCGACCGGGAGCTTCCGGCGGCGGGGGTACGGGCGCTGATCACCGCCGTCGAACGGTTCACCCGGCTCCCGGCGGGCCGCGCCGAGGGAGCGGTGCTGCTCACGGCGCTCGGCGGGGCGGTCAACCGGGTCCCGCCGTCGGCGACGGCGTTCGTGCACCGCCGCTCCCGGGTCCTGGCGCAGTACACCGCTTCGTGGGCGGCCGGGGCGGCGGGGGCACCGCAGCGCGCGTGGCTGCGCGGAACGCATGGGGCGCTGCGGAGCTGGGCTTCGGGGGCCGCGTACCAGAACTATCCGGACGCCGGACTGCGGGACTGGCGCCGCGCCTACTACGGTCCGGCGGCGGCGCGGCTGGGGATGCTGAAGGCGCAGTACGACCCGGAGGGGATCTTCGGTTTCCCGCAGGGACTGTGA